From Struthio camelus isolate bStrCam1 chromosome 21, bStrCam1.hap1, whole genome shotgun sequence, one genomic window encodes:
- the H6PD gene encoding GDH/6PGL endoplasmic bifunctional protein isoform X4 — protein sequence MLRIVLCTVLLVGALPSLAEVSQGHVSVVLLGATGDLAKKYLWQGLFQLYLDQVSSGHSFTFHGAALTALEPGQRLMFNVLKKLACPPDESPNRCAVLKDQFLKLSQYHQLKTAENYTMLNREIEMLLRQEGLKEAGRIFYFSVPPFAYTEIARHINSSCRPPPGAWLRVVLEKPFGHDLESAQQLAAELTSFFKEEEMYRVDHYLGKQAVAHILPFRDQNRRFLDPIWNRHHVERVEIVLKETVDAKGRTSFYEQYGVIRDVLQNHLTEALMYLTMELPANLSCAEEVLQRKLQAFQSLRGLEKNSVVVGQYEAYASQVREELQKAQDYVSTTPTFAGVLIHSDSLRWEGVPFLLTSGKALDERVGYVRVLFKNRAYCTQSETLRDAGHSQCKAKQIIYYIGHGTLNNPAVLVSRNLFKPIMPEGSWREAAVQPELRIFGQPLSDYYVYNPVKERDAYSVLISSIYHGRKDFFITTENLLASWEFWTPLLDSISHQPPRLYPGGVENQHLLDFEMVGEELAFALTEPVELLHPDRPTLSDYKMIQSKFRQSPLVSAWSEELISQLASDIERAAGQAVARSGQFHLALSGGSSPVVLFQRLARHHYAFPWRHTHVWLVDERCVPLTDPESNFFSLHNHLLQSVRVPYFNVHPMPVHLNQRLCVEEDRGTELYAKEITALVANTSFDLVLLGMGTDGHTASLFPHSENGLEGARIVVLTESPVKPHQRMSVSLPLINKARQVFVLVLGKGKHDITSLISRVGHEPSKWPISGVRPSSGRLVWYVDYEALLG from the exons ATGCTGAGGATAGTCCTGTGTACAGTGTTGCTCGTGGGAGCCTTGCCATCACTGGCTGAGGTATCTCAGGGCCACGTCTCTGTGGTCTTGCTGGGAGCCACAGGGGATTTAGCCAAGAAGTACTTGTGGCAGGGTCTATTCCAGCTCTACCTGGACCAAGTGAGCAGTGGCCACAGCTTCACTTTCCATGGGGCTGCCCTGACGGCTCTGGAGCCAGGGCAGAGGCTGATGTTCAACGTGCTGAAGAAGCTGGCCTGCCCCCCAGATGAGTCTCCCAACAGGTGTGCTGTGCTCAAGGACCAGTTCCTGAAGCTGAGCCAATACCACCAGCTGAAGACTGCTGAAAACTACACTATGCTCAACAGAGAGATTGAGATGCTCCTTCGCCAGGAGGGGCTGAAGGAGGCCGGAAGAATTTTCTACTTCTCAGTACCACCATTTGCCTACACAGAGATTGCCCGCCACATTAACAGCAGCTGCAGGCCCCCTCCGGGAGCCTGGCTGCGTGTGGTGCTGGAGAAGCCTTTTGGCCATGATCTGGAGTCAgcccagcagctggctgcagagctgaCAAGCTTCTTCAAGGAAGAGGAGATGTACCGGGTGGACCACTACCTTGGCAAACAG GCTGTAGCCCACATCCTGCCTTTTCGAGACCAGAACCGGCGGTTTCTGGATCCAATTTGGAACCGGCATCACGTGGAAAGAGTGGAGATTGTTTTGAAAGAGACTGTGGATGCTAAAG GCCGCACCAGCTTCTACGAGCAGTATGGTGTCATCCGGGAtgtgctgcagaaccacctgacCGAGGCCCTGATGTACCTGACCATGGAGCTCCCAGCCAACCTGAGCTGTGCTGAAGAGGTTTTGCAGCGCAAGCTGCAGGCCTTCCAGTCCCTGCGGGGCCTGGAGAAAAACAGCGTTGTGGTGGGTCAGTATGAGGCCTACGCCAGCCAAGTGCGGGAGGAACTGCAGAAGGCACAGGATTACGTCAGCACAACACCAACCTTTGCAG GTGTGCTGATTCACAGCGACAGCCTGCGTTGGGAAGGGGTCCCTTTCCTCCTCACTTCTGGGAAGGCTCTAGACGAGCGAGTAGGTTACGTCCGCGTTCTCTTCAAGAACCGGGCCTACTGCACCCAGAGCGAGACCCTGAGGGATGCAGGGCATAGCCAGTGTAAAGCCAAGCAGATCATCTACTACATTGGGCATGGCACCCTCAACAATCCTGCGGTGCTTGTGAGCCGGAACCTTTTCAAGCCCATCATGCCAGAAGGCAGCTGGAGAGAAGCAGCGGTTCAGCCAGAGCTGCGCATTTTTGGACAACCACTGTCTGATTACTATGTGTACAACCctgtgaaagagagagatgcgTATTCTGTCCTCATCTCCAGCATCTACCACGGCAGGAAGGATTTCTTCATCACCACCGAGAACCTGCTGGCATCCTGGGAGTTCTGGACACCGCTGCTGGACAGTATATCCCACCAGCCGCCGCGCCTCTACCCTGGCGGCGTGGAGAACCAGCATCTCTTAGACTTTGAAATGGTTGGGGAGGAACTGGCATTTGCACTGACAGAGCCGGTAGAACTGCTGCATCCTGACAGGCCAACACTGAGCGATTACAAAATGATCCAGTCCAAATTTCGGCAGAGCCCTCTGGTCTCAGCATGGTCCGAGGAGCTGATTTCCCAGCTGGCTTCTGACATCGAGAGGGCAGCTGGCCAGGCTGTGGCACGCTCTGGGCAGTTCCACCTGGCCCTCTCGGGAGGCTCAAGCCCGGTGGTCCTGTTCCAGCGGCTGGCAAGGCACCATTACGCCTTCCCATGGAGGCACACCCACGTCTGGCTGGTGGATGAACGCTGTGTCCCGCTCACCGATCCTGAGTCCAACTTCTTCAGTTTGCACAACCACCTCCTCCAGAGCGTCAGGGTGCCCTACTTCAATGTCCACCCCATGCCCGTGCATCTGAACCAGCGGCTCTGTGTGGAAGAGGACAGAGGTACGGAGCTGTATGCCAAGGAGATCACAGCCCTGGTGGCCAACACCAGCTTTGACCTGGTGCTGCTGGGGATGGGCACTGACGGGCACACTGCCTCACTCTTCCCCCACTCTGAAAATGGCTTGGAAGGGGCCCGGATTGTGGTGCTAACGGAAAGCCCTGTCAAACCTCACCAGAGAATGAGCGTCAGCCTACCCCTCATCAACAAGGCCAGGCAGGTGTTTGTCCTGGTTTTGGGGAAGGGCAAGCACGACATCACCAGCCTGATCAGCAGAGTGGGCCATGAGCCAAGTAAATGGCCTATCTCAGGTGTCAGACCCAGCTCTGGCCGGCTGGTGTGGTATGTGGATTATGAAGCTCTGCTTGGGTGA
- the H6PD gene encoding GDH/6PGL endoplasmic bifunctional protein isoform X3, with protein sequence MRREDCAQEGLRRGQVLPLQYLQSSCITQRSWVHLLCPKMLRIVLCTVLLVGALPSLAEVSQGHVSVVLLGATGDLAKKYLWQGLFQLYLDQVSSGHSFTFHGAALTALEPGQRLMFNVLKKLACPPDESPNRCAVLKDQFLKLSQYHQLKTAENYTMLNREIEMLLRQEGLKEAGRIFYFSVPPFAYTEIARHINSSCRPPPGAWLRVVLEKPFGHDLESAQQLAAELTSFFKEEEMYRVDHYLGKQAVAHILPFRDQNRRFLDPIWNRHHVERVEIVLKETVDAKGRTSFYEQYGVIRDVLQNHLTEALMYLTMELPANLSCAEEVLQRKLQAFQSLRGLEKNSVVVGQYEAYASQVREELQKAQDYVSTTPTFAGVLIHSDSLRWEGVPFLLTSGKALDERVGYVRVLFKNRAYCTQSETLRDAGHSQCKAKQIIYYIGHGTLNNPAVLVSRNLFKPIMPEGSWREAAVQPELRIFGQPLSDYYVYNPVKERDAYSVLISSIYHGRKDFFITTENLLASWEFWTPLLDSISHQPPRLYPGGVENQHLLDFEMVGEELAFALTEPVELLHPDRPTLSDYKMIQSKFRQSPLVSAWSEELISQLASDIERAAGQAVARSGQFHLALSGGSSPVVLFQRLARHHYAFPWRHTHVWLVDERCVPLTDPESNFFSLHNHLLQSVRVPYFNVHPMPVHLNQRLCVEEDRGTELYAKEITALVANTSFDLVLLGMGTDGHTASLFPHSENGLEGARIVVLTESPVKPHQRMSVSLPLINKARQVFVLVLGKGKHDITSLISRVGHEPSKWPISGVRPSSGRLVWYVDYEALLG encoded by the exons CGTTCCTGGGTCCACCTCCTCTGTCCCAAGATGCTGAGGATAGTCCTGTGTACAGTGTTGCTCGTGGGAGCCTTGCCATCACTGGCTGAGGTATCTCAGGGCCACGTCTCTGTGGTCTTGCTGGGAGCCACAGGGGATTTAGCCAAGAAGTACTTGTGGCAGGGTCTATTCCAGCTCTACCTGGACCAAGTGAGCAGTGGCCACAGCTTCACTTTCCATGGGGCTGCCCTGACGGCTCTGGAGCCAGGGCAGAGGCTGATGTTCAACGTGCTGAAGAAGCTGGCCTGCCCCCCAGATGAGTCTCCCAACAGGTGTGCTGTGCTCAAGGACCAGTTCCTGAAGCTGAGCCAATACCACCAGCTGAAGACTGCTGAAAACTACACTATGCTCAACAGAGAGATTGAGATGCTCCTTCGCCAGGAGGGGCTGAAGGAGGCCGGAAGAATTTTCTACTTCTCAGTACCACCATTTGCCTACACAGAGATTGCCCGCCACATTAACAGCAGCTGCAGGCCCCCTCCGGGAGCCTGGCTGCGTGTGGTGCTGGAGAAGCCTTTTGGCCATGATCTGGAGTCAgcccagcagctggctgcagagctgaCAAGCTTCTTCAAGGAAGAGGAGATGTACCGGGTGGACCACTACCTTGGCAAACAG GCTGTAGCCCACATCCTGCCTTTTCGAGACCAGAACCGGCGGTTTCTGGATCCAATTTGGAACCGGCATCACGTGGAAAGAGTGGAGATTGTTTTGAAAGAGACTGTGGATGCTAAAG GCCGCACCAGCTTCTACGAGCAGTATGGTGTCATCCGGGAtgtgctgcagaaccacctgacCGAGGCCCTGATGTACCTGACCATGGAGCTCCCAGCCAACCTGAGCTGTGCTGAAGAGGTTTTGCAGCGCAAGCTGCAGGCCTTCCAGTCCCTGCGGGGCCTGGAGAAAAACAGCGTTGTGGTGGGTCAGTATGAGGCCTACGCCAGCCAAGTGCGGGAGGAACTGCAGAAGGCACAGGATTACGTCAGCACAACACCAACCTTTGCAG GTGTGCTGATTCACAGCGACAGCCTGCGTTGGGAAGGGGTCCCTTTCCTCCTCACTTCTGGGAAGGCTCTAGACGAGCGAGTAGGTTACGTCCGCGTTCTCTTCAAGAACCGGGCCTACTGCACCCAGAGCGAGACCCTGAGGGATGCAGGGCATAGCCAGTGTAAAGCCAAGCAGATCATCTACTACATTGGGCATGGCACCCTCAACAATCCTGCGGTGCTTGTGAGCCGGAACCTTTTCAAGCCCATCATGCCAGAAGGCAGCTGGAGAGAAGCAGCGGTTCAGCCAGAGCTGCGCATTTTTGGACAACCACTGTCTGATTACTATGTGTACAACCctgtgaaagagagagatgcgTATTCTGTCCTCATCTCCAGCATCTACCACGGCAGGAAGGATTTCTTCATCACCACCGAGAACCTGCTGGCATCCTGGGAGTTCTGGACACCGCTGCTGGACAGTATATCCCACCAGCCGCCGCGCCTCTACCCTGGCGGCGTGGAGAACCAGCATCTCTTAGACTTTGAAATGGTTGGGGAGGAACTGGCATTTGCACTGACAGAGCCGGTAGAACTGCTGCATCCTGACAGGCCAACACTGAGCGATTACAAAATGATCCAGTCCAAATTTCGGCAGAGCCCTCTGGTCTCAGCATGGTCCGAGGAGCTGATTTCCCAGCTGGCTTCTGACATCGAGAGGGCAGCTGGCCAGGCTGTGGCACGCTCTGGGCAGTTCCACCTGGCCCTCTCGGGAGGCTCAAGCCCGGTGGTCCTGTTCCAGCGGCTGGCAAGGCACCATTACGCCTTCCCATGGAGGCACACCCACGTCTGGCTGGTGGATGAACGCTGTGTCCCGCTCACCGATCCTGAGTCCAACTTCTTCAGTTTGCACAACCACCTCCTCCAGAGCGTCAGGGTGCCCTACTTCAATGTCCACCCCATGCCCGTGCATCTGAACCAGCGGCTCTGTGTGGAAGAGGACAGAGGTACGGAGCTGTATGCCAAGGAGATCACAGCCCTGGTGGCCAACACCAGCTTTGACCTGGTGCTGCTGGGGATGGGCACTGACGGGCACACTGCCTCACTCTTCCCCCACTCTGAAAATGGCTTGGAAGGGGCCCGGATTGTGGTGCTAACGGAAAGCCCTGTCAAACCTCACCAGAGAATGAGCGTCAGCCTACCCCTCATCAACAAGGCCAGGCAGGTGTTTGTCCTGGTTTTGGGGAAGGGCAAGCACGACATCACCAGCCTGATCAGCAGAGTGGGCCATGAGCCAAGTAAATGGCCTATCTCAGGTGTCAGACCCAGCTCTGGCCGGCTGGTGTGGTATGTGGATTATGAAGCTCTGCTTGGGTGA